In Anseongella ginsenosidimutans, one genomic interval encodes:
- a CDS encoding GNAT family N-acetyltransferase, protein MYVLPETQGKGTGRFLINTVELKAKEQGCQVLELNVNRFNKARSFYEKLGFKVQRTEDIPIGPFFMNDYIMQKIL, encoded by the coding sequence ATTTACGTTTTGCCCGAAACACAGGGTAAGGGAACAGGACGCTTCCTCATCAACACCGTTGAACTAAAAGCGAAGGAACAGGGTTGCCAGGTCCTTGAACTGAACGTGAACCGCTTCAACAAGGCCCGAAGCTTCTATGAAAAGCTGGGCTTCAAAGTCCAGCGGACCGAAGATATTCCCATCGGGCCTTTCTTTATGAACGATTATATTATGCAGAAAATACTCTGA